In a genomic window of Myotis daubentonii chromosome X, mMyoDau2.1, whole genome shotgun sequence:
- the LOC132224789 gene encoding melanoma-associated antigen 10-like, translating into MRTPDSTGRGRRLPEQMGATCEDEHTPFLPSASSPGLRDSGVQYREEDPISADGGPGTLELRPESVLLSETLGVPYREEDPISAVGSRTPSRQMVGQGPWKLDQSQSWLLSETLGVLYREQDPISADGGPGTCHSQGVIMPRVPKSQRSSLEIPVPVEEDSSSSSSTPVASSSSSSTSSSCYPLLSSNPSTSEDAAGAPSSPVSSPSAHASPTALAAAAPLSQSISEEGGGPSTSWALPGTESLPRCVINDKVADLVGFLLLKYRTKEQTTRAEMLSSIIREHQDHFAVIFREASECMQLVYGIDVKEVDPTSHTYVLVTNLGLSYDGMVSDEHSMPKTGLLILILSIIVLEDDCVPEERIWEALNAMGVHAGMEHSIYGEPRELLTRVWVQEQYLEYRQVPNSDPARYEFLWGPRAHAETTKLKVLEFLSQVSGGDPRSFTHFYQEALREEEQRAQARVRTTDDTTAMASASSSAMPSGFFCLD; encoded by the exons ATGAGGACCCCCGACAGCACAGGGCGGGGCCGGCGCCTGCCAGAGCAGATGGGGGCCACCTGTGAGGATGAacacacccccttcctcccttccgctTCCAGTCCTGGTCTCAGAGACTCTGGGGTTCAGTACAGGGAGGAGGACCCCATCTCGGCAGATGGTGGGCCAGGGACCCTGGAACTTAGACCAGAGTCAGTCCTGCTCTCAGAGACTCTGGGGGTTCCGTACAGGGAGGAGGACCCCATCTCGGCAGTTG GGAGCAGGACCCCATCTCGGCAGATGGTGGGCCAGGGACCCTGGAAGCTAGACCAGAGTCAGTCCTGGCTGCTCTCAGAGACTCTGGGGGTTCTGTACAGGGAGCAGGACCCCATCTCGGCAGATGGTGGGCCAGGGACCTGCCATAGCCAAG GAGTCATCATGCCTCGAGTTCCAAAGAGTCAACGCTCCTCGCTTGAGATTCCCGTGCCTGTGGAAGAggattcttcctcctcctcctccacccctgttgcttcctcttcctcctcctccacctcttcctcttGCTATCCTCTGCTTTCAAGTAACCCAAGCACCtcagagga tgctgctggggcaccGAGTTCTCCCGTGAGCTCTCCAAGTGCCCATGCCTCCCCTACTGCCCTTGCCGCTGCTGCTCCCTTGAGCCAATCCATCAGCGAAGAAGGGGGGGGTCCGAGTacctcctgggccctgccaggtacagagtCCTTGCCCAGATGTGTGATTAATGATAAGGTAGCTGATCTGGTGGGGTTCCTGCTCCTGAAGTATCGCACAAAGGAGCAGACCACAAGGGCAGAAATGCTGAGTAGCATCATCAGAGAGCACCAGGACCACTTTGCTGTAATCTTTAGGGAGGCCTCTGAGTGCATGCAGCTGGTTTATGGCATTGATGTGAAGGAAGTGGACCCCACCAGCCACACCTATGTCCTAGTCACCAACCTGGGCCTCTCCTATGATGGGATGGTGAGCGATGAGCACAGTATGCCCAAGACGGGCCTGCTGATACTCATCCTTAGTATAATCGTCTTGGAGGATGATTGTGTCCCCGAAGAGAGGATATGGGAAGCACTGAATGCCATGGGGGTGCATGCGGGGATGGAGCATAGCATctatggggagcccagggagctcctCACCAGAGTTTGGGTGCAGGAACAGTACCTGGAGTACCGGCAGGTGCCCAACAGCGATCCTGCACGGTACGAGTTCCTGTGGGGTCCCAGGGCCCACGCTGAGACCACCAAGTTGAAAGTCCTGGAGTTTTTGTCCCAGGTCAGTGGGGGTGACCCCAGATCCTTCACACACTTCTATCAGGAGGCTTTGAGagaggaggaacagagagccCAGGCCAGAGTTAGGACCACAGATGATACTACTGCCATGGCCAGTGCAAGCTCTTCTGCCATGCCCAGTGGCTTCTTCTGCCTTGACTGA
- the LOC132224791 gene encoding LOW QUALITY PROTEIN: melanoma-associated antigen 9-like (The sequence of the model RefSeq protein was modified relative to this genomic sequence to represent the inferred CDS: substituted 1 base at 1 genomic stop codon), which yields MEFFQFLQRDKAHESPVPTFCPTAVTVPAHIIMRHHQRNELHKPEEDNQDSRENVDLVVVQLLGPEEIEEEEAISPSSSVSSSLSGLFQDSLEETAAVETSSPPHSPQDACLPPSAMAAPPCIEPEDEGSSSQDKEEASSREGSEEAKSSLQGTLRLKKACLVAFLLLKYRTWEPTTKAEMLSSVIKEHQDHFPEIFSAASECMQLVFGIDVKEVDPSAHTYVLVATLGLTYDGMVGDGHRFPNTGLLFAVLWVIASEGDCAPEEEVWKALHVRCLHDGKEHWLYGTPRQLLTNVWVQKKYLEYRHVPNSNPTLYEFLWGPRMKVLEFLLRDCTRDPSSGPSLFEEVLSDEEGQAXAKIQSGTLQAHV from the exons ATGGAGTTTTTTCAGTTCCTGCAGCGTGACAAG GCCCATGAGTCCCCAGTACCCACTTTCTGCCCAACTGCTGTCACGGTCCCAGCACACATCATCATGCGTCACCATCAGAGGAATGAGCTCCACAAGCCTGAGGAAGACAATCAGGACTCAAGGGAGAACGTCGACCTGGTGGTGGTGCAGCTGCTTGGGCCTGAGGagatagaggaggaggaggctatatctccctcctcctctgtctcttcctccctctcaggACTATTCCAAGACAGCCTGGAGGAGACAGCTGCTGTTGAGACATCAAGTCCTCCCCACAGCCCTCAGGATGCCTGCCTTCCCCCCTCTGCCATGGCAGCCCCTCCATGTATCGAACCTGAAGATGAGGGCTCCAGCAGCCAAGATAAGGAGGAGGCAAGCAGCAGGGAGGGCTCTGAAGAGGCCAAGTCCTCTCTGCAAGGCACCCTACGTTTAAAGAAGGCTTGCCTGGTGGCATTCCTGCTCCTCAAGTATCGCACCTGGGAGCCGACCACAAAGGCAGAAATGCTGAGTAGTGTCATCAAAGAGCACCAGGACCACTTCCCTGAGATCTTCAGCGCAGCCTCTGAGTGCATGCAGCTGGTCTTTGGCATTGATGTGAAGGAAGTGGACCCCAGTGCCCACACCTATGTCCTGGTCGCCACCTTGGGCCTCACCTATGATGGGATGGTGGGCGATGGGCACAGATTTCCCAACACTGGCCTCCTGTTCGCAGTTCTATGGGTGATTGCCTCAGAGGGTGACTGTGCCCCTGAGGAGGAAGTTTGGAAAGCCCTGCATGTAAGGTGCTTGCATGATGGGAAAGAGCATTGGCTCTATGGGACGCCTAGACAGCTCCTCACTAATGTTTGGGTGCAGAAAAAGTACCTGGAGTACCGGCATGTGCCCAACAGCAATCCCACGCTCTATGAGTTCCTGTGGGGCCCCAGGATGAAGGTCCTCGAGTTTTTGCTCAGGGATTGTACAAGGGATCCAAGTTCTGGCCCATCCCTGTTCGAAGAGGTTCTGAGTGATGAGGAAGGGCAGGCCTGAGCCAAGATTCAGTCAGGCACACTTCAGGCCCATGTCTGA